Proteins found in one Quercus robur chromosome 2, dhQueRobu3.1, whole genome shotgun sequence genomic segment:
- the LOC126712427 gene encoding receptor protein kinase CLAVATA1-like produces the protein MVITSIYSILVILYKMRSFFTCNRLHFTLIIFLFSVCFSTSRCGDLEVLLKLKSSMIGPKGSGMDDWKPSLSPAAHCSFSGISCDQDSRVISLNVSHTPLFGFISPEIGLLNKLVSLTLAEDSLTGMLPMEMANLTSLKVLNVSNNVFYGNFPGEITLRMTQLEILDTYNNNFSGPLPTELVNLKNLKILCLGGNYFSGPIPDSYSEIQSLEFLGLNGNSLTGKIPARLGRLKNLKKLFVGYYNAFEGGIPEELGSLSSLQRLDMANCNLTGEIPKSLGLLKNLESLFLQINQLTGNIPSELSDLVNLKTLDFTVNKLTGEIPESFSQLTNISLINLFKNKLSGGIPGFIGDLPNIKVFQIWENNFTSELPKNLGKNGKLEVLDVTSNQLTGPIPRDLCKGGKLKMLVLMDNFFSGPIPEELGACKSLVKVRIQKNLFNGTIPAGIFNLPLVQIIEVSNNNFSGELPSNISGDSLGILDLSNNKITGKIPPSIGNLKSLQTLFLGRNTFQGEIPSEIFDIDTLSKINITSNNFSGEIPTSISRCTSLSSIDFSQNSLSGEIPEDIGSLKILSTLNLAHNRLIGHIPNEICSMTSLVILNLSYNSFVGRIPSGGQCFLFKDSSFTGNPNLCTPSIVSCPAMLDPLQDSGQTRGKFCSPVFVVAVVALATVLLLVPSRGQTCHECEGSVGIIHLEKPTLELTDVNCSLIPGSREFQENTSKLS, from the coding sequence ATGGTGATAACCAGCATATATAGCATTTTAGTCATCCTTTACAAAATGAGAAGCTTCTTCACTTGTAATCGCCTCCACTTTACTTtaattatctttcttttctcagtATGCTTTTCTACTTCGCGCTGTGGTGACCTTGAAGTACTTTTGAAGCTCAAGTCCTCAATGATCGGACCCAAAGGCTCGGGCATGGATGACTGGAAACCCTCTTTGTCTCCAGCAGCACATTGTTCCTTCTCCGGAATTTCCTGTGACCAGGATTCACGAGTCATTTCTTTGAACGTGTCTCACACACCTCTCTTCGGTTTCATTTCGCCTGAGATTGGGCTATTGAACAAGCTGGTCAGTTTAACACTCGCTGAAGACAGTCTCACGGGGATGCTTCCTATGGAGATGGCAAACCTCACGTCACTCAAGGTCCTCAACGTCTCCAATAACGTTTTCTACGGAAACTTTCCCGGAGAAATAACCCTGCGAATGACACAGCTTGAGATTCTTGACACTTACAACAACAATTTTTCCGGGCCACTTCCTACAGAGCTCGTGAACTTGAAAAATCTCAAGATTCTTTGTCTTGGCGGGAACTATTTTTCTGGGCCAATTCCAGATAGTTACTCCGAGATTCAGAGCCTCGAATTCTTGGGCTTGAATGGCAATTCACTTACCGGCAAGATCCCGGCGAGGCTGGGTAGGTTAAAGAATctcaaaaaattgtttgttgGGTACTACAATGCTTTTGAAGGAGGTATTCCAGAGGAGCTTGGATCCTTGAGTTCGCTTCAACGCCTCGACATGGCGAATTGTAACCTTACGGGCGAGATTCCTAAGAGTCTAGGCCTTTTGAAGAACTTGGAATCATTGTTTCTACAAATCAACCAGCTCACGGGTAATATACCTTCTGAACTCTCTGATTTGGTCAATTTGAAAACGCTAGACTTTACAGTTAACAAACTTACTGGAGAGATCCCAGAAAGCTTCTCGCAACTAACAAATATCAGTCTAATCAATCTGTTCAAAAATAAACTTTCCGGTGGAATTCCTGGGTTTATTGGTGACCTTCCAAATATTAAGGTGTTTCAGATATGGGAGAACAACTTTACGTCTGAACTCCCAAAGAACCTAGGTAAGAATGGAAAACTTGAAGTTCTTGATGTCACATCTAACCAACTTACTGGTCCGATTCCACGAGATTTATGTAAAGGAGGGAAGTTGAAGATGTTGGTTTTGATGGACAATTTCTTTTCTGGACCAATTCCCGAGGAGCTTGGAGCTTGTAAGTCGCTAGTGAAAGTCCGAATTCAGAAGAACTTATTCAACGGGACGATTCCTGCTGGGATTTTTAACTTACCCCTAGTGCAAATTATTGAGGTTAGCAACAACAATTTCTCTGGCGAGCTTCCCTCCAACATTTCAGGGGACTCCCTTGGAATTCTTGATCTATCCAACAATAAAATCACAGGAAAAATCCCTCCATCAATTGGAAATCTTAAAAGCTTGCAAACTTTATTCCTGGGTAGGAATACATTTCAAGGTGAGATTCCTAGCGAAATCTTTGATATAGATACATTGTCAAAGATTAACATCACTTCAAACAACTTCAGCGGTGAGATTCCAACTTCAATATCTCGTTGTACTTCACTTTCATCCATCGATTTTAGTCAAAACAGTCTCTCCGGGGAAATTCCAGAAGATATTGGTAGTTTGAAGATTCTCAGCACTCTTAATCTTGCTCATAACCGACTTATTGGGCATATACCAAATGAAATTTGCTCCATGACAAGCCTCGTAATCCTTAATCTATCCTACAATAGTTTTGTGGGAAGAATTCCTAGTGGTGGGCAGTGTTTCTTGTTTAAGGACAGCTCATTCACTGGAAACCCAAATCTCTGTACCCCAAGCATAGTCTCTTGCCCAGCTATGCTCGATCCACTTCAAGACTCAGGTCAAACTCGAGGGAAGTTTTGTTCTCCAGTGTTCGTTGTTGCTGTTGTAGCTTTGGCAACTGTTTTGTTGTTGGTACCATCTCGGGGCCAAACATGTCATGAATGCGAAGGCAGTGTTGGGATTATTCATCTTGAGAAGCCTACATTAGAACTCACAGACGTCAATTGTAGCCTTATTCCTGGCAGCCGCGAATTCCAGGAAAATACATCAAAACTCTCTTAG
- the LOC126695039 gene encoding protein ALP1-like, translating into MARESWSQETPEKEQWAVGDRLLSPIGVIVLHHDFQLLSPIAIVVLHHDFQVNAAAEVIYDLVDPSANLIFGAVIDQSLSGQDCIGAIDGTHIQVVGDDKKAPYYNRKGVTSFNVMVVCDFDLLFTFVMAGWEGAVHDTRIFLDVIHRQSVNFPKPPPGKYYLVDAGYPLRKGYLPPYKGQRYHLLDFRRAGRGNHIEERFNYVHSSLRSAIERTFGVWKNKWKILKQMPPYDIKHQRNIIVATCVLHNFIRKHDREDEGFNWDEHDLDRPRSNSSGEGSSRQANVDNIQDEEMKFVRDKIARSICGL; encoded by the exons ATGGCTCGTGAATCATGGTCACAGGAGACTCCGGAGAAGGAACAATGGGCTGTTGGAGACAGA TTGCTCTCTCCAATTGGCGTCATTGTTCTGCATCACGATTTCCAG TTGCTCTCTCCAATTGCCATCGTTGTTCTGCATCACGATTTCCAG GTGAATGCTGCAGCAGAGGTTATATATGACCTAGTGGATCCCAGTGCAAACTTGATATTTGGAGCAGTGATAGATCAATCACTAAGCGGCCAG gACTGCATTGGTGCCATTGACGGTACACATATCCAAGTTGTTGGAGACGACAAGAAAGCTCCATATTATAATAGAAAGGGCGTGACATCTTTTAATGTGATGGTAGTATGCGATTTTGATTTACTTTTCACATTTGTTATGGCTGGATGGGAGGGTGCAGTACATGATACACGTATTTTCCTAGATGTTATCCATCGACAATCTGTTAATTTTCCAAAACCACCACCag gaaaatattatttagttgATGCTGGATACCCCCTAAGGAAAGGATATTTGCCACCTTATAAGGGACAGAGGTATCATCTTTTAGATTTTCGACGAGCTGGTCGAGGGAATCACATAGAAGAGAGGTTTAATTATGTTCACTCATCACTTAGAAGTGCAATTGAGCGAACTTTTGGAGTGTGGAagaataaatggaaaattttgaagcaAATGCCACCTTATGACATTAAGCACCAAAGAAACATTATAGTTGCTACTTGTGTTTTgcataattttattagaaaacatGATAGGGAAGATGAGGGATTCAATTGGGATGAACATGACTTGGACAGACCAAGAAGCAATAGTAGTGGAGAAGGTAGTAGCAGACAGGCAAACGTTGACAATATACAAGATGAGGAGATGAAATTTGTTCGTGACAAAATAGCTCGATCAATTTGTGGGttgtaa